One part of the Arabidopsis thaliana chromosome 1 sequence genome encodes these proteins:
- a CDS encoding Major facilitator superfamily protein, whose product MLGLQRETSSMYKRTSSRDYSPMIDVEDSSGLLENDVDNEMETTNPSWKCSLPHVLVATISSFLFGYHLGVVNEPLESISSDLGFSGDTLAEGLVVSVCLGGAFLGSLFSGGVADGFGRRRAFQICALPMILGAFVSGVSNSLAVMLLGRFLVGTGMGLGPPVAALYVTEVSPAFVRGTYGSFIQIATCLGLMAALFIGIPVHNITGWWRVCFWLSTIPAALLALGMFLCAESPQWLFKQGKIAEAEAEFERLLGGSHVKTAMAELYKLDLDKTDEPDVVSLSELLYGRHSRVVFIGSTLFALQQLSGINAVFYFSSTVFKSAGVPSDLGNIFVGVSNLLGSVIAMVLMDKVGRKLLLLWSFIGMAAAMALQVGATSSYLPHFSALCLSVGGTLVFVLTFALGAGPVPGLLLPEIFPSRIRAKAMAFCM is encoded by the exons ATGTTGGGATTGCAACGAGAAACATCCTCGATGTATAAGAGAACGTCATCGAGAGATTATTCTCCGATGATCGACGTCGAAGACAGCTCAG GTCTTTTAGAGAATGATGTGGACAATGAAATGGAAACTACAAATCCTTCATGGAAGTGTTCTCTTCCGCATGTTCTAGTGGCTACAATTTCGTCGTTTCTATTTGGTTACCATTTAGG AGTTGTTAATGAACCTCTTGAAAGCATTTCGTCTGATCTTGGTTTTAGTGGTGATACATTAGCTGAAG GTTTGGTGGTTAGTGTATGTCTTGGTGGTGCATTTCTCGGATCTTTATTCAGTGGGGGAGTTGCTGATGGGTTTGGAAGACGGAGAGCTTTTCAGATTTGTGCTTTGCCTATGATTTTGGGTGCTTTTGTGAG TGGAGTTAGCAACAGCTTAGCTGTAATGCTTTTGGGAAGATTCTTGGTTGGGACTGGCATGGGTCTTGGACCACCTGTGGCAGCACTCTATGTGACAGAG GTATCACCAGCTTTTGTTAGGGGAACATATGGAAGCTTCATACAGATAGCTACATGTCTGGGACTGATGGCAGCTCTGTTTATAGGGATCCCAGTCCATAACATCACGGGTTG GTGGCGTGTCTGTTTCTGGCTTTCAACGATACCTGCTGCACTACTCGCTCTGGGAATGTTCCTCTGTGCTGAGTCTCCACAGTGGCTATTCAAG CAAGGGAAGATAGCTGAAGCAGAAGCTGAGTTTGAGAGGCTGCTTGGAGGGTCTCATGTGAAAACAGCAATGGCAGAATTATACAAACTAGATCTAGACAAGACGGATGAACCAGATGTTGTGAGCCTCTCTGAGCTGTTATATGGTCGGCATTCAAGAG TTGTTTTTATTGGATCAACCCTGTTTGCTTTGCAACAGCTATCTGGTATAAATgctgttttttatttctcttctaCCGTATTCAAAAGTGCTGGAGTACCATCGGACCTAGGCAACATATTTGTTGGAGTTTCAAACCTCTTGG GATCTGTAATCGCGATGGTGTTGATGGATAAAGTAGGAAGAAAGCTTCTTCTGCTTTGGAGTTTTATTGGCATG GCAGCAGCAATGGCACTTCAAGTTGGTGCTACAAGTTCATACTTACCACATTTTTCGGCGTTGTGTTTGTCTGTCGGTGGCACTCTTGT GTTTGTGCTAACATTCGCCTTAGGAGCTGGTCCAGTACCAGGTTTACTCCTCCCTGAGATCTTCCCAAGTCGAATCAGAGCAAAAGCGATGGCTTTCTGCAT GTGA
- a CDS encoding Major facilitator superfamily protein (Major facilitator superfamily protein; FUNCTIONS IN: carbohydrate transmembrane transporter activity, sugar:hydrogen symporter activity; INVOLVED IN: transport, transmembrane transport; LOCATED IN: integral to membrane, membrane; EXPRESSED IN: 22 plant structures; EXPRESSED DURING: 13 growth stages; CONTAINS InterPro DOMAIN/s: Sugar transporter, conserved site (InterPro:IPR005829), Major facilitator superfamily (InterPro:IPR020846), Sugar/inositol transporter (InterPro:IPR003663), General substrate transporter (InterPro:IPR005828), Major facilitator superfamily, general substrate transporter (InterPro:IPR016196); BEST Arabidopsis thaliana protein match is: Major facilitator superfamily protein (TAIR:AT1G79820.2); Has 41411 Blast hits to 40853 proteins in 2427 species: Archae - 690; Bacteria - 24236; Metazoa - 4821; Fungi - 7159; Plants - 2674; Viruses - 2; Other Eukaryotes - 1829 (source: NCBI BLink).), with the protein MLGLQRETSSMYKRTSSRDYSPMIDVEDSSGLLENDVDNEMETTNPSWKCSLPHVLVATISSFLFGYHLGVVNEPLESISSDLGFSGDTLAEGLVVSVCLGGAFLGSLFSGGVADGFGRRRAFQICALPMILGAFVSGVSNSLAVMLLGRFLVGTGMGLGPPVAALYVTEVSPAFVRGTYGSFIQIATCLGLMAALFIGIPVHNITGWWRVCFWLSTIPAALLALGMFLCAESPQWLFKQGKIAEAEAEFERLLGGSHVKTAMAELYKLDLDKTDEPDVVSLSELLYGRHSRVVFIGSTLFALQQLSGINAVFYFSSTVFKSAGVPSDLGNIFVGVSNLLGSVIAMVLMDKVGRKLLLLWSFIGMAAAMALQVGATSSYLPHFSALCLSVGGTLVFVLTFALGAGPVPGLLLPEIFPSRIRAKAMAFCMSVHWVINFFVGLLFLRLLEKLGPRLLYSMFSTFCLMAVMFVKRNVIETKGKTLQEIEISLLAKP; encoded by the exons ATGTTGGGATTGCAACGAGAAACATCCTCGATGTATAAGAGAACGTCATCGAGAGATTATTCTCCGATGATCGACGTCGAAGACAGCTCAG GTCTTTTAGAGAATGATGTGGACAATGAAATGGAAACTACAAATCCTTCATGGAAGTGTTCTCTTCCGCATGTTCTAGTGGCTACAATTTCGTCGTTTCTATTTGGTTACCATTTAGG AGTTGTTAATGAACCTCTTGAAAGCATTTCGTCTGATCTTGGTTTTAGTGGTGATACATTAGCTGAAG GTTTGGTGGTTAGTGTATGTCTTGGTGGTGCATTTCTCGGATCTTTATTCAGTGGGGGAGTTGCTGATGGGTTTGGAAGACGGAGAGCTTTTCAGATTTGTGCTTTGCCTATGATTTTGGGTGCTTTTGTGAG TGGAGTTAGCAACAGCTTAGCTGTAATGCTTTTGGGAAGATTCTTGGTTGGGACTGGCATGGGTCTTGGACCACCTGTGGCAGCACTCTATGTGACAGAG GTATCACCAGCTTTTGTTAGGGGAACATATGGAAGCTTCATACAGATAGCTACATGTCTGGGACTGATGGCAGCTCTGTTTATAGGGATCCCAGTCCATAACATCACGGGTTG GTGGCGTGTCTGTTTCTGGCTTTCAACGATACCTGCTGCACTACTCGCTCTGGGAATGTTCCTCTGTGCTGAGTCTCCACAGTGGCTATTCAAG CAAGGGAAGATAGCTGAAGCAGAAGCTGAGTTTGAGAGGCTGCTTGGAGGGTCTCATGTGAAAACAGCAATGGCAGAATTATACAAACTAGATCTAGACAAGACGGATGAACCAGATGTTGTGAGCCTCTCTGAGCTGTTATATGGTCGGCATTCAAGAG TTGTTTTTATTGGATCAACCCTGTTTGCTTTGCAACAGCTATCTGGTATAAATgctgttttttatttctcttctaCCGTATTCAAAAGTGCTGGAGTACCATCGGACCTAGGCAACATATTTGTTGGAGTTTCAAACCTCTTGG GATCTGTAATCGCGATGGTGTTGATGGATAAAGTAGGAAGAAAGCTTCTTCTGCTTTGGAGTTTTATTGGCATG GCAGCAGCAATGGCACTTCAAGTTGGTGCTACAAGTTCATACTTACCACATTTTTCGGCGTTGTGTTTGTCTGTCGGTGGCACTCTTGT GTTTGTGCTAACATTCGCCTTAGGAGCTGGTCCAGTACCAGGTTTACTCCTCCCTGAGATCTTCCCAAGTCGAATCAGAGCAAAAGCGATGGCTTTCTGCATGTCTGTGCATTGG GTGATAAATTTCTTTGTGGGTTTACTCTTTCTGAGATTGCTTGAGAAGCTTGGTCCTCGGCTACTATATTCGATGTTTTCTACGTTCTGTTTAATGGCGGTGATGTTCGTGAAGCGGAACGTGATTGAAACCAAAGGAAAAACACTTCAAGAGATTGAGATTTCTCTACTAGCCAAACCATGA
- a CDS encoding Major facilitator superfamily protein, with the protein MLGLQRETSSMYKRTSSRDYSPMIDVEDSSGLLENDVDNEMETTNPSWKCSLPHVLVATISSFLFGYHLGVVNEPLESISSDLGFSGDTLAEGLVVSVCLGGAFLGSLFSGGVADGFGRRRAFQICALPMILGAFVSGVSNSLAVMLLGRFLVGTGMGLGPPVAALYVTEVSPAFVRGTYGSFIQIATCLGLMAALFIGIPVHNITGWWRVCFWLSTIPAALLALGMFLCAESPQWLFKQGKIAEAEAEFERLLGGSHVKTAMAELYKLDLDKTDEPDVVSLSELLYGRHSRVVFIGSTLFALQQLSGINAVFYFSSTVFKSAGVPSDLGNIFVGVSNLLGSVIAMVLMDKVGRKLLLLWSFIGMAAAMALQVGATSSYLPHFSALCLSVGGTLVFVLTFALGAGPVPGLLLPEIFPSRIRAKAMAFCMSVHWVTIVNSLILSSLRFRS; encoded by the exons ATGTTGGGATTGCAACGAGAAACATCCTCGATGTATAAGAGAACGTCATCGAGAGATTATTCTCCGATGATCGACGTCGAAGACAGCTCAG GTCTTTTAGAGAATGATGTGGACAATGAAATGGAAACTACAAATCCTTCATGGAAGTGTTCTCTTCCGCATGTTCTAGTGGCTACAATTTCGTCGTTTCTATTTGGTTACCATTTAGG AGTTGTTAATGAACCTCTTGAAAGCATTTCGTCTGATCTTGGTTTTAGTGGTGATACATTAGCTGAAG GTTTGGTGGTTAGTGTATGTCTTGGTGGTGCATTTCTCGGATCTTTATTCAGTGGGGGAGTTGCTGATGGGTTTGGAAGACGGAGAGCTTTTCAGATTTGTGCTTTGCCTATGATTTTGGGTGCTTTTGTGAG TGGAGTTAGCAACAGCTTAGCTGTAATGCTTTTGGGAAGATTCTTGGTTGGGACTGGCATGGGTCTTGGACCACCTGTGGCAGCACTCTATGTGACAGAG GTATCACCAGCTTTTGTTAGGGGAACATATGGAAGCTTCATACAGATAGCTACATGTCTGGGACTGATGGCAGCTCTGTTTATAGGGATCCCAGTCCATAACATCACGGGTTG GTGGCGTGTCTGTTTCTGGCTTTCAACGATACCTGCTGCACTACTCGCTCTGGGAATGTTCCTCTGTGCTGAGTCTCCACAGTGGCTATTCAAG CAAGGGAAGATAGCTGAAGCAGAAGCTGAGTTTGAGAGGCTGCTTGGAGGGTCTCATGTGAAAACAGCAATGGCAGAATTATACAAACTAGATCTAGACAAGACGGATGAACCAGATGTTGTGAGCCTCTCTGAGCTGTTATATGGTCGGCATTCAAGAG TTGTTTTTATTGGATCAACCCTGTTTGCTTTGCAACAGCTATCTGGTATAAATgctgttttttatttctcttctaCCGTATTCAAAAGTGCTGGAGTACCATCGGACCTAGGCAACATATTTGTTGGAGTTTCAAACCTCTTGG GATCTGTAATCGCGATGGTGTTGATGGATAAAGTAGGAAGAAAGCTTCTTCTGCTTTGGAGTTTTATTGGCATG GCAGCAGCAATGGCACTTCAAGTTGGTGCTACAAGTTCATACTTACCACATTTTTCGGCGTTGTGTTTGTCTGTCGGTGGCACTCTTGT GTTTGTGCTAACATTCGCCTTAGGAGCTGGTCCAGTACCAGGTTTACTCCTCCCTGAGATCTTCCCAAGTCGAATCAGAGCAAAAGCGATGGCTTTCTGCATGTCTGTGCATTGGGTAACAATAGTAAACTCGTTGATTTTATCATCGTTGCGTTTTCGTTCCTAA
- a CDS encoding Major facilitator superfamily protein (Major facilitator superfamily protein; FUNCTIONS IN: carbohydrate transmembrane transporter activity, sugar:hydrogen symporter activity; INVOLVED IN: transport, transmembrane transport; LOCATED IN: integral to membrane, membrane; EXPRESSED IN: 22 plant structures; EXPRESSED DURING: 13 growth stages; CONTAINS InterPro DOMAIN/s: Sugar transporter, conserved site (InterPro:IPR005829), Major facilitator superfamily (InterPro:IPR020846), General substrate transporter (InterPro:IPR005828), Sugar/inositol transporter (InterPro:IPR003663), Major facilitator superfamily, general substrate transporter (InterPro:IPR016196); BEST Arabidopsis thaliana protein match is: Major facilitator superfamily protein (TAIR:AT1G79820.2); Has 35333 Blast hits to 34131 proteins in 2444 species: Archae - 798; Bacteria - 22429; Metazoa - 974; Fungi - 991; Plants - 531; Viruses - 0; Other Eukaryotes - 9610 (source: NCBI BLink).) — MLGLQRETSSMYKRTSSRDYSPMIDVEDSSGLLENDVDNEMETTNPSWKCSLPHVLVATISSFLFGYHLGVVNEPLESISSDLGFSGDTLAEGLVVSVCLGGAFLGSLFSGGVADGFGRRRAFQICALPMILGAFVSGVSNSLAVMLLGRFLVGTGMGLGPPVAALYVTEVSPAFVRGTYGSFIQIATCLGLMAALFIGIPVHNITGWWRVCFWLSTIPAALLALGMFLCAESPQWLFKQGKIAEAEAEFERLLGGSHVKTAMAELYKLDLDKTDEPDVVSLSELLYGRHSRVVFIGSTLFALQQLSGINAVFYFSSTVFKSAGVPSDLGNIFVGVSNLLGSVIAMVLMDKVGRKLLLLWSFIGMVCSAMALQVGATSSYLPHFSALCLSVGGTLVFVLTFALGAGPVPGLLLPEIFPSRIRAKAMAFCMSVHWVINFFVGLLFLRLLEKLGPRLLYSMFSTFCLMAVMFVKRNVIETKGKTLQEIEISLLAKP, encoded by the exons ATGTTGGGATTGCAACGAGAAACATCCTCGATGTATAAGAGAACGTCATCGAGAGATTATTCTCCGATGATCGACGTCGAAGACAGCTCAG GTCTTTTAGAGAATGATGTGGACAATGAAATGGAAACTACAAATCCTTCATGGAAGTGTTCTCTTCCGCATGTTCTAGTGGCTACAATTTCGTCGTTTCTATTTGGTTACCATTTAGG AGTTGTTAATGAACCTCTTGAAAGCATTTCGTCTGATCTTGGTTTTAGTGGTGATACATTAGCTGAAG GTTTGGTGGTTAGTGTATGTCTTGGTGGTGCATTTCTCGGATCTTTATTCAGTGGGGGAGTTGCTGATGGGTTTGGAAGACGGAGAGCTTTTCAGATTTGTGCTTTGCCTATGATTTTGGGTGCTTTTGTGAG TGGAGTTAGCAACAGCTTAGCTGTAATGCTTTTGGGAAGATTCTTGGTTGGGACTGGCATGGGTCTTGGACCACCTGTGGCAGCACTCTATGTGACAGAG GTATCACCAGCTTTTGTTAGGGGAACATATGGAAGCTTCATACAGATAGCTACATGTCTGGGACTGATGGCAGCTCTGTTTATAGGGATCCCAGTCCATAACATCACGGGTTG GTGGCGTGTCTGTTTCTGGCTTTCAACGATACCTGCTGCACTACTCGCTCTGGGAATGTTCCTCTGTGCTGAGTCTCCACAGTGGCTATTCAAG CAAGGGAAGATAGCTGAAGCAGAAGCTGAGTTTGAGAGGCTGCTTGGAGGGTCTCATGTGAAAACAGCAATGGCAGAATTATACAAACTAGATCTAGACAAGACGGATGAACCAGATGTTGTGAGCCTCTCTGAGCTGTTATATGGTCGGCATTCAAGAG TTGTTTTTATTGGATCAACCCTGTTTGCTTTGCAACAGCTATCTGGTATAAATgctgttttttatttctcttctaCCGTATTCAAAAGTGCTGGAGTACCATCGGACCTAGGCAACATATTTGTTGGAGTTTCAAACCTCTTGG GATCTGTAATCGCGATGGTGTTGATGGATAAAGTAGGAAGAAAGCTTCTTCTGCTTTGGAGTTTTATTGGCATGGTATGTT CAGCAATGGCACTTCAAGTTGGTGCTACAAGTTCATACTTACCACATTTTTCGGCGTTGTGTTTGTCTGTCGGTGGCACTCTTGT GTTTGTGCTAACATTCGCCTTAGGAGCTGGTCCAGTACCAGGTTTACTCCTCCCTGAGATCTTCCCAAGTCGAATCAGAGCAAAAGCGATGGCTTTCTGCATGTCTGTGCATTGG GTGATAAATTTCTTTGTGGGTTTACTCTTTCTGAGATTGCTTGAGAAGCTTGGTCCTCGGCTACTATATTCGATGTTTTCTACGTTCTGTTTAATGGCGGTGATGTTCGTGAAGCGGAACGTGATTGAAACCAAAGGAAAAACACTTCAAGAGATTGAGATTTCTCTACTAGCCAAACCATGA